The Stenotrophomonas sp. ZAC14D1_NAIMI4_1 DNA segment TGACCTCAAAGGTCGCCGTGGTCGCGCCCTCGCAGCGCGAGGATGCCGATGTCGAGTACCTGTTCCTGCAGGTGTTCGTCGACCAGGCGCTGGTCAGTGATGCGCAGAACTGCGGCAACATGCTGGCCGGTGTGGGTCCGTTCGCGATCGAGCGCGGTCTGGTGGCGGCGTGCGATGGAGTGACCGAGGTCCGCATCTTCATGGGGAACACCGGCACCTTGGCCACGGCCAGCGTGCAGACACCGGGTGGCGTGGTGAGCTATGCCGGTGACGCGCGCATCGACGGGGTGCCGGGCAGCGCCGCGCCGGTACCGCTGGCCTTCGAGGACACCGCCGGTTCCAGCTGCGGCGCGCTGCTGCCGACCGGCAACGCGGTGGACGTGATTGAAGGCGTGCAGGCCACCCTGATCGACAACGGCATGCCCTGCGTGGTGCTGGGCGCGTCTGACCTGGGCATCAGCGGGTACGAGGATCGCGCCACGCTGGATGCCGACGAGGCCTTGAAGGCACGCCTGGAGGCGATCCGCCTGCAGGCGGGGCCGAAGATGAACCTGGGGGATGTGGCGGACAAGTCGGTGCCCAAGATGATGCTGGTGGCCGCACCGGCCGACGGCGGCGCGATCTGCGTGCGCTCGTTCATCCCGCACCGCTGCCATGCGTCCATCGGCGTGCTGGGTGCGGTGACGGTGGCGACGGCATGCCTGCTGCCGGGCTCGCCGGCCCATGCACTGGCCCGGCTGCCGGGCGGGCAGGTACAGACCCTGGCGGTGGAGCACCCCAGCGGGGCCACCACCTGCGTGATCGAACTGGACGAGGACGGCCAGGTGGCTCGCGCGGCCATGCTGCGCACCGCACGGAAGCTGTTCGACGGCGAACTGTTCGACTGAACAGGCATCGCCTTTCTATTCTCTGCGACCTGGGAGGGTTGTTATGACCGTGGTAGGGAAGCGGCCGGGCCGCTTTGGAATCTTTGGCCAGTTGTGGTTCCAGGTGCTGGCCGGCACCGTGATCGGCGTATTGCTGGGCTGGCTGCAGCCGGACCTGGGTTCGGCGATGAAGCCGCTGGGTGACGGCTTCATCAAGCTGATCCGGATGATGATCGGACCGATCATCTTCGTCACCGTGGTGCACGGCATCGCTGGCATGCGTGACATGCGCAGCGTGGGCCGGCTGGCGCTGAAGTCGCTGATCTACTTCGAGGTGATCACCATCCTCGCGTTGATCGTCGGCCTGGTGGCGGTGGATCTGTGGAAGCCTGGCGCCGGCATGAACATCGATGCGGCGACCATCGACATGGCCAGCATCCAGGGCTACGTGCACACCGCCCATGACCAATCGATCGTGGCCTACATCATGGCCATCATCCCCAACACCCTGGTCAGCGCCTTCACCGAGGCGCACGTGCTGCAGGTGCTGTTCGTGGCCGTGCTGTTCGGCGTGGCCCTGGCCGCCGTCGGTGAGCGCGGCAAGCCGGTGATGGACGTCATCGAGAGCGCCTCCGGTGCGCTGTTCAAGATCATCGGCTACATCATGTACGTGGCGCCGATCGGTGCGTTTGGTGCCATCGCCTTCACCGTGGGCCAGTTCGGTGCCGCCTCGCTGCTGTCGCTGGGCGAGCTGATCATCGAGTTCTTTGTGGTCTGTGGGCTGTTCACCGTGCTGGTGCTGGGCACCGTGTGCTGGTGGACCGGTGCCAGTCTGTGGCGCCTGCTGGGTTACCTGCGCGACGAGATCATCATCGTTGCGGCCACCACTTCCACCGAAACGGTGCTGCCGCGCCTGATCGAGAAGATGAAGAAGCTGGGCTGCGAAGAGGGCGTCGTTGGTTTCGTGATTCCCGCCGGTTACTCGTTCAACCTCGACGGCACC contains these protein-coding regions:
- the dctA gene encoding C4-dicarboxylate transporter DctA, translated to MTVVGKRPGRFGIFGQLWFQVLAGTVIGVLLGWLQPDLGSAMKPLGDGFIKLIRMMIGPIIFVTVVHGIAGMRDMRSVGRLALKSLIYFEVITILALIVGLVAVDLWKPGAGMNIDAATIDMASIQGYVHTAHDQSIVAYIMAIIPNTLVSAFTEAHVLQVLFVAVLFGVALAAVGERGKPVMDVIESASGALFKIIGYIMYVAPIGAFGAIAFTVGQFGAASLLSLGELIIEFFVVCGLFTVLVLGTVCWWTGASLWRLLGYLRDEIIIVAATTSTETVLPRLIEKMKKLGCEEGVVGFVIPAGYSFNLDGTCLYLTTVAIFLAQATNTELTVWHQLGLIAVLLLTSKGAAGVAGAAFVVLAATLGTTGTIPVASIALILGIHRILAEGLTFVNLIGNAIAVLVIAKWEGKLDEKTMAAQIGTRRTRQRLLGVQPA
- a CDS encoding 4-oxalomesaconate tautomerase, which translates into the protein MSKSVRAMWMRGGTSKGGFFLAQDLPADAAARDAFLLRAYGSPDVRQIDGMGGGDPLTSKVAVVAPSQREDADVEYLFLQVFVDQALVSDAQNCGNMLAGVGPFAIERGLVAACDGVTEVRIFMGNTGTLATASVQTPGGVVSYAGDARIDGVPGSAAPVPLAFEDTAGSSCGALLPTGNAVDVIEGVQATLIDNGMPCVVLGASDLGISGYEDRATLDADEALKARLEAIRLQAGPKMNLGDVADKSVPKMMLVAAPADGGAICVRSFIPHRCHASIGVLGAVTVATACLLPGSPAHALARLPGGQVQTLAVEHPSGATTCVIELDEDGQVARAAMLRTARKLFDGELFD